From the Fusobacterium varium genome, one window contains:
- a CDS encoding ABC transporter permease, translating to MKRKYIVLILILLFLILFFYQDPYAINDNKILTPPNLENILGCDNMGRDIFSRLILGSFYTLLIASVSVALSVIVGTIIGSIAGYYGKSLDSIITSFIEVIIAIPSILIALGVIIVLKTGFLSMIVAIFIIYLPRCVNMVRGLVKKEKNMEYVIAAKTYGVSNIRIIFYHILPNIMKSVLISFTTGFAGAILTEAGLGYLGLGIQPPYPTWGNILNQSQSYFLSAPWFTIVPGLAIIFTVYQMNKLEKRGKRF from the coding sequence ATGAAGAGAAAATATATTGTTTTAATTCTTATACTTCTATTTTTAATACTATTTTTCTATCAAGATCCCTATGCAATAAATGATAATAAGATTTTAACTCCACCTAATTTAGAAAATATTTTAGGTTGTGACAATATGGGAAGGGATATTTTTAGTAGATTAATTTTAGGATCTTTTTATACCTTGTTGATAGCATCAGTTTCAGTTGCTCTATCAGTAATAGTAGGAACAATAATTGGAAGTATAGCAGGGTATTATGGAAAATCTTTAGATTCTATAATAACATCTTTTATAGAGGTAATAATAGCGATACCCTCAATTTTAATAGCTTTAGGAGTTATAATAGTTTTAAAAACAGGTTTTCTTTCTATGATAGTAGCAATATTTATAATTTATCTTCCAAGATGTGTAAATATGGTAAGGGGATTAGTAAAAAAAGAGAAAAATATGGAGTATGTAATAGCTGCTAAAACTTATGGAGTATCAAATATTAGAATAATCTTCTATCATATTTTACCTAATATAATGAAATCTGTTTTAATAAGTTTTACAACAGGGTTTGCAGGAGCTATTTTAACAGAGGCAGGTTTAGGATACTTAGGTTTAGGAATACAACCACCATATCCAACATGGGGAAATATATTAAATCAATCACAATCATATTTTTTATCAGCTCCTTGGTTTACTATTGTACCAGGGTTGGCTATAATATTTACAGTTTATCAGATGAATAAACTGGAAAAGAGAGGAAAAAGATTCTGA
- a CDS encoding ABC transporter permease: MFYLKKFVKMIFSIFLIGTLSFLLLEMIPGDPAAAILGVESSPEDIELLRETLGLNKSFFARYLDWGKGVLVGDFGNSFKYSEPVMKLILERLPLTMEIALISIAIVFLVSIPLSFILYKVKNKHIKKFGDFLVGICISIPSFWLGIIFMFVFGVILRLFSVGYNNSFTSLLLPCAVIAIPNIGVITRYIKSNLEYEMREEYIKYLFVNGMKMKWLNLYILKNSILPVVPLAGMMVIDLITGIVIIEQIFSIPGIGRLLITSVLTRDIPLIQGLIFYTSVVLVLINFFIDIIYSIIDPRIKEEK; this comes from the coding sequence ATGTTTTATTTAAAAAAATTTGTGAAAATGATATTTTCCATATTTTTAATAGGTACACTTTCATTTCTATTATTAGAGATGATTCCAGGAGACCCAGCAGCAGCAATATTGGGAGTTGAAAGCTCACCAGAGGATATTGAGTTATTGAGAGAGACACTGGGATTAAATAAGAGTTTTTTTGCAAGATATTTAGATTGGGGTAAAGGAGTATTAGTTGGAGATTTTGGAAACTCTTTCAAATACTCTGAACCTGTAATGAAATTGATTTTAGAAAGATTACCATTGACAATGGAGATAGCTTTAATCTCCATTGCAATAGTGTTTTTAGTTTCTATTCCACTATCATTTATTTTGTATAAAGTAAAAAATAAACATATAAAGAAATTTGGAGATTTCTTAGTTGGAATCTGTATATCTATTCCATCATTTTGGTTAGGTATAATATTTATGTTTGTTTTTGGGGTTATATTGAGATTATTTTCAGTAGGGTATAATAATAGCTTTACTTCACTACTTTTACCTTGTGCAGTGATAGCTATACCAAATATTGGAGTGATAACAAGATATATTAAGAGTAATCTTGAATATGAGATGAGAGAGGAATATATTAAATATCTTTTTGTTAATGGAATGAAGATGAAATGGTTAAATCTCTATATATTAAAAAATTCTATTTTACCAGTAGTTCCTTTAGCTGGAATGATGGTAATAGATCTTATTACAGGGATAGTTATAATAGAGCAGATTTTCTCTATTCCTGGAATAGGTAGACTTTTAATAACATCAGTTTTAACAAGGGATATTCCTTTGATACAAGGGCTTATTTTCTATACTTCAGTTGTTCTTGTGCTGATAAATTTCTTTATAGATATAATTTATTCTATAATAGATCCAAGAATTAAGGAGGAAAAATAG
- a CDS encoding diguanylate phosphodiesterase, translating to MNLSKKGLVLGAILGVVLAGCGSEEKKEDKKVVKTIMSMDIDSLNPYKMVSSGTEEIMMNVFEGLVMPDVDGGLIPAVAKDYKISDDGLTYTFTIRDNIKFHNGNPLDVKDVEFSLRKMSGREGDTPAQAMFANIKDIKITGDNEVSVELTQPDSAFIYSMTEAIVPDENRDSLDKNPIGTGAFKVASYEKEQKLTLTKNDDYWGEKAKIDDVEVFVTPNAETAFLKLLSGEINMLPRVDSKRVNELKNFKTVSGAQNTVQLLALNNKFEPFSHKEVREAINLAIDKDAIIKNVMGGLGIKLETNMSPIMKKYCIENIGETRDVEKAKELLAKAGYSDLTFTVRVPSNYIMHVNTAQVIAEQLKEVGVTMNIETVEWATWLSDVYGGRKHEATIVGLTGKLDPYSILRRYVSDYPKNFYNYSNSEYDKLIAEAKLSPNENKRIANYKRAQEILRENHVAVYIMDPKLITAMDKNIEGFVYYPLSFINFAKLSIGE from the coding sequence ATGAATTTAAGTAAAAAAGGGCTAGTATTGGGAGCAATTTTAGGAGTAGTATTAGCAGGGTGTGGCAGTGAAGAGAAAAAAGAGGACAAAAAAGTTGTAAAGACAATAATGAGCATGGATATAGATAGTTTAAACCCTTATAAGATGGTATCAAGTGGTACTGAAGAGATAATGATGAATGTATTTGAAGGGCTTGTAATGCCAGATGTAGATGGAGGATTAATTCCAGCAGTAGCAAAGGATTATAAAATATCAGATGATGGATTGACATATACTTTTACAATTAGAGATAATATTAAATTCCATAATGGGAACCCTCTTGATGTAAAAGATGTTGAGTTTTCATTGAGAAAAATGTCAGGTAGAGAGGGAGACACTCCAGCTCAAGCTATGTTTGCAAATATAAAGGATATTAAGATAACTGGGGATAATGAAGTCAGTGTTGAACTTACTCAACCAGATTCGGCTTTTATCTACTCTATGACAGAGGCTATTGTTCCTGATGAAAATAGAGATTCACTAGATAAAAATCCAATAGGTACAGGTGCATTTAAAGTAGCTAGTTATGAAAAAGAACAAAAATTAACTCTTACTAAAAATGATGATTATTGGGGAGAAAAGGCAAAGATTGATGATGTAGAGGTATTTGTAACTCCAAATGCTGAGACAGCTTTCTTAAAACTATTATCTGGAGAGATAAATATGTTACCTCGTGTTGACTCAAAAAGAGTAAATGAATTGAAAAACTTTAAAACAGTTTCAGGAGCTCAAAATACAGTTCAACTTTTAGCATTGAATAATAAATTTGAGCCATTCTCACATAAAGAGGTTAGAGAGGCTATAAATTTAGCAATAGATAAAGATGCTATAATAAAAAATGTAATGGGTGGACTAGGAATAAAACTTGAAACAAATATGAGTCCAATTATGAAAAAATATTGCATTGAAAATATAGGAGAAACTAGAGATGTAGAAAAAGCTAAAGAATTATTAGCAAAGGCTGGATACTCAGATTTAACATTTACAGTTAGAGTTCCAAGCAACTATATAATGCACGTTAATACTGCTCAAGTAATAGCTGAACAACTTAAAGAGGTTGGAGTTACTATGAATATTGAGACAGTAGAGTGGGCAACATGGTTATCAGATGTATATGGCGGAAGAAAACATGAGGCTACAATAGTAGGGCTTACAGGTAAATTAGATCCATATTCAATTTTAAGAAGATATGTTTCTGACTACCCAAAAAATTTCTATAACTATAGTAATTCTGAATATGATAAGCTTATAGCTGAAGCTAAACTATCACCTAATGAAAATAAAAGAATTGCAAACTACAAGAGAGCTCAAGAGATTTTAAGAGAGAATCATGTAGCAGTATATATAATGGATCCTAAGCTAATAACAGCAATGGACAAAAATATTGAGGGATTTGTATATTATCCTTTATCATTTATTAACTTCGCTAAGTTAAGCATTGGAGAATAA